The DNA region GGCGAGCCCGCGAACATCCTGTACACGACCTCCTGGGAGACCTACAACCCCGACCCCTGGCAGGCCGTCAATCAGCACAGCGAGAGCCGGCAGAGCTTCGCCGGCTGGCACGATCTCGTCGTCACCATCGACGACAGCAGGATCACCTACTACATCGACGGCGCCGTCTTCGGCACCCACGACGCCGCCTACCTGCCCGAACGGCCCATGTCCATCAACTTCAACCAGTGGCTGATCGACCTCAACGGCCAGCCGTCCACCACGCCGCGCGCCTACGACCAGCAGGTCGACTACGTCCTGCACGTCAAGGACCAGGTCCTCACCCCGGCCCAGGTCACCGCCAAGATCGCCGCCCTGCGCAGCGCCGGCACGACCTTCGTCGACGAGGTGCCCGCCTCCTGACCGAGGCCGGCCCACCGGGCCGCTCCGGCCGTACGGGTGCCAGGAACCGTACGGCCGGAGCGGCCCCGCACCGTCACGCGGGCCGGGCCCCGAGGTGGCGCAGCGCGGACGCCGCCGCCCCCGCACCGCACATGCCGTGCGCCCCCGGACCGGGCGGAGTCGCCGCCGAGCACAGGAACACGCCGGGCACACCCGTGGCGTACGGGTCGAACGCCGGACGCGGGCCGAGCAGCAGCTGAGGGATCGTCTTGGCCCCGGTGATGATGTCGCCGCCGGCGAAATTGGGGTTGCCGGCGGCGAAGTCCAAGGGCCGGGTGACCCGCATGCCCACGACCCGTTCACGGACACCGGGCGCGAACCGCTCAAGCTGTCCGAGGATCGCCTCGGTCGCGTTCCCGTCGTACCCGTGCGGCACATGGGCGTACGTGAACACGGGGTGGACGTCGCCCGCCGAGCGCGAGGGGTCGGCCAGATACTGCTGGCCGACAAGCACGAAGGGCCGCTCCGGCATCCGCCCGGCCACCACCTCCCGCTCCAGACCGGCCACTTCCGCGAGCGGGCCGCCGAGGTGGACGGTGACGGCGCGGCGGGACGGCTCGTTCGTCCAGGGCACTCCGCCCTCCACCGCCAGGTCCAGCTTGAACGCGCCCGGCGCGCGCCGGAAACGCCGGTAAGCACGCCGTACCCGCCCCGGCAGCCGGTCACCGTAGAGGGCGGCCACCTGGCCCGGATCGAGGTCGAGCAGCGTCACGTCGGCGGGCGGGATCTGCGCGGCGTCGGTGACGCGCACCCCCGTCCGGACCACGC from Streptomyces fradiae includes:
- a CDS encoding phytoene desaturase family protein → MTSAVIVGGGPNGLAAAALLAKEGLDVTLLEAADEVGGGTRSHEAIVPGLLHDHCSAIHPMAVTSPALRALGLERHGLRWRTADVDCTHPLDDGSAGVLLRSVEETARLLGGTDGDRYRALFAPSVRAWDALAEDTMGPLLRVPAHPLLLARFGLPTALPATVLARLFGTPQARALWAGVAAHNFRPLSRPFTSAIPLGILTAGHAAGWAVAEGGSRSIAAALEGALRAYGGVVRTGVRVTDAAQIPPADVTLLDLDPGQVAALYGDRLPGRVRRAYRRFRRAPGAFKLDLAVEGGVPWTNEPSRRAVTVHLGGPLAEVAGLEREVVAGRMPERPFVLVGQQYLADPSRSAGDVHPVFTYAHVPHGYDGNATEAILGQLERFAPGVRERVVGMRVTRPLDFAAGNPNFAGGDIITGAKTIPQLLLGPRPAFDPYATGVPGVFLCSAATPPGPGAHGMCGAGAAASALRHLGARPA